The nucleotide sequence GCACCACGTCACCCAGAGCGGTCCGGGCACGCCGACCGCGCGCCCGGCACCCGGACAAGGAGAAACATGAGCGCCGCCAAGAACGTCACCGACGCCGACTTCCGCACCGAGGTCCTCGAATCGGACAAGCCCGTCATCGTGGACTTCTGGGCCGAGTGGTGCGGCCCCTGCCGCATGGTCGGCCCGGTCCTCGACGCGATCGCCGCCGAGCACGCCGACGCCGTCGAGGTCGTGAAGCTGAACGTGGACGAGAACCCCGCCGTGGCGTCCCAGTACGGCATCACGTCCATCCCGGCCATCTACCTCTTCTCCGGCGGCGAGGTGGTCAAGAAGGCCATCGGCGCGAAGCCGAAGAGCGCCCTCGAGAAGGAGTTCGCAGACTACCTCGTCCCCGGGAACTGAGCGGACCCCCGACATCCGCGACACCCTGGGCTCGTCCGCCCCTCCCCCGCCGGGGAGGGGCGGACGAGCCGCTGTCCTGGCACCACGCCGACCCCTCCGACCCGTGGGACACCCGTGAACAACGACGACACCGAACCGATGCTGCGCCGGACCATGACGAGCCGGCGGGTGGTCAGCCTGCGGGAGCGGCTGCTCCGGGCCGGCGTCACCGTGGCTTACCTCGCCCCGCAGGACGTCAACAACCCCTCCTACTTCGACGACCACGTCGACGCCGCCGTGCGCGCCTTCCAGCAGGAGCGCGGGCTCATCGTGGACGGCCTGGTGGGCCCGGAGACGGACCGGTGCCTCAACGAGGCGCAGTACGCCCTCGGTGACCGCCCGCTCTACGCCGACGACGGCCATCCGCTCCGGGGCGACGACGTCAGCATGCTGCAGCACAACCTCTCGCGGTTGGGTTTCTACTACGGACACTTGAACGGGGTGTTCGGCAGCAGCACGCACCACGCGGTCATGGAGCTCCAGCAGAGTCTGGGTCTCGGGGCCACCGGAGTGGTGGACCGCGAGACCATCGCCGCGCTCGCCCGGATCAACAAGAACATCACGTCCTCCAAGGCCTTCTCGCTGCGCGAGTACCACCGCCTGGAACGGGCCACCTCGGCCCTGCGCGGCCGCTCCGTGGTGCTGGTCCCGTCCGGGGCAGCGGGTCAGCAGCCGCCGGCCTCGGCGGCGCCGGACTTCCGCGACCGCGCCGACGAGGTGACCCGGGACGTCGCCGTCCGCGCCTCCGAGCTGCTGCACGAGATCGGCGCCGACCCCTCGGTGGTCTCGCCCGGGCGGAAGCTCCACGACCGCCGCGGCGTGCCCGTGCGGACCGCAGACTCCACCCGGGAGGCCGTCGCCGGGAGCC is from Kocuria rosea and encodes:
- the trxA gene encoding thioredoxin; translation: MSAAKNVTDADFRTEVLESDKPVIVDFWAEWCGPCRMVGPVLDAIAAEHADAVEVVKLNVDENPAVASQYGITSIPAIYLFSGGEVVKKAIGAKPKSALEKEFADYLVPGN
- a CDS encoding peptidoglycan-binding protein, producing MNNDDTEPMLRRTMTSRRVVSLRERLLRAGVTVAYLAPQDVNNPSYFDDHVDAAVRAFQQERGLIVDGLVGPETDRCLNEAQYALGDRPLYADDGHPLRGDDVSMLQHNLSRLGFYYGHLNGVFGSSTHHAVMELQQSLGLGATGVVDRETIAALARINKNITSSKAFSLREYHRLERATSALRGRSVVLVPSGAAGQQPPASAAPDFRDRADEVTRDVAVRASELLHEIGADPSVVSPGRKLHDRRGVPVRTADSTREAVAGSRTDSVVVTLHCDWNASPAAGGVASYYWGEQDRSEIYSPIGERAAVLVLKEMVARTGALDLGTHARQWDLLRSQDAPTIWLDLGYLSSPADRAALADPEHRNHLAEAVVFGLQRMFLLAEDDVPTGTMSVDDVAKYNGR